A window of the Haloarcula litorea genome harbors these coding sequences:
- a CDS encoding alpha-amylase family glycosyl hydrolase: MHHPGPPRFCTVGESVELAPRSPDPDAEFAWRLVDSPTDSDVALDDAPVVHLEPDAAGTYRAELTAPDGTHEQVVRAFPARARETVRFSVDETDVAEGDPDDVADAEECVVMGRFNDFTMGSHWATERDGEWTIETELPPGTHEAIFAFDGEFDPFATDEVTVAGAGRPRIELAAERDGESAVVTADARAAPDGSDPEVEFHLDTRDALAEADVTVEGPELRVPVDALPDLARVHAVAVAEQHSVADTLELRADGDGLTVDRPADAPEWAADATIYEIFVREFVGDIAETSFAEIERRVPYIESLGVDVVWFTPVVQSPTRHGYHITDLFDTADDLGTRAEFESLVETIRDHGMKVIFDLVVNHTSRDHPYFQFHRSGVPGYEDHYERVPESEDVTDVDWAGDDAAGIYFNWTRIPNVNYDSLEVRRWMLDVVEEWSDVVDGYRCDVAWGVPHGFWKEVREDLKADDEAFLLLDETVPRDAAFRENEFDVHYDTDCYETLREIGQGEEPATALFDALAESPRRGYPERAVHMRYVDNHDESRYIADCGEDALRAAAAATFTLPGAPMIYAGQERGVEEQRGTMRWHDGDADLTDFHRRLVSLRGEHSALRARGVGPLDPTVVSGDDDRVVAYTRSDGDETLAVVLNFGSEPATVALDAAVDGEDLLSGAAAAAADGLRVADAVVTRVE, encoded by the coding sequence ATGCACCACCCAGGCCCTCCGCGGTTCTGTACCGTCGGCGAGTCGGTCGAACTGGCACCGCGCAGCCCGGACCCCGACGCCGAGTTCGCGTGGCGGCTGGTGGACTCGCCCACCGACAGCGACGTCGCCCTCGACGACGCCCCGGTCGTCCACCTCGAACCCGACGCCGCGGGGACCTACCGCGCGGAACTGACGGCTCCGGACGGGACCCACGAGCAGGTGGTCCGGGCGTTCCCCGCGCGGGCACGCGAGACGGTCCGGTTCAGCGTCGACGAGACCGACGTCGCGGAGGGGGACCCCGACGACGTCGCCGACGCCGAGGAGTGCGTGGTGATGGGGCGGTTCAACGACTTCACGATGGGGTCACACTGGGCCACCGAGCGGGACGGCGAGTGGACCATCGAGACCGAACTCCCGCCCGGCACCCACGAGGCCATCTTCGCCTTCGACGGGGAGTTCGACCCGTTCGCCACCGACGAAGTGACCGTCGCGGGCGCGGGCCGCCCCCGGATCGAACTGGCGGCCGAGCGCGACGGCGAGTCGGCGGTCGTCACCGCCGACGCCCGGGCGGCACCCGACGGGAGCGACCCGGAGGTGGAGTTCCACCTCGACACCCGCGACGCGCTGGCCGAGGCCGACGTGACCGTCGAGGGCCCGGAGCTGCGGGTCCCGGTCGACGCCCTGCCCGACCTCGCGCGGGTCCACGCCGTCGCGGTCGCCGAACAGCACAGCGTCGCCGACACGCTCGAACTCCGGGCCGACGGCGACGGCCTCACGGTCGACCGGCCGGCCGACGCCCCCGAGTGGGCCGCCGACGCCACCATCTACGAGATCTTCGTCCGGGAGTTCGTCGGCGACATCGCCGAGACCTCCTTCGCGGAGATCGAGCGCCGGGTCCCCTACATCGAGTCGCTGGGCGTCGACGTGGTCTGGTTCACGCCGGTCGTCCAGAGCCCGACCCGGCACGGCTACCACATCACCGACCTGTTCGACACCGCCGACGACCTCGGGACCCGCGCGGAGTTCGAGTCGCTGGTCGAGACCATCCGCGACCACGGGATGAAGGTCATCTTCGACCTCGTCGTCAACCACACCTCGCGGGACCACCCGTACTTCCAGTTCCACCGCTCGGGCGTCCCGGGCTACGAGGACCACTACGAGCGGGTCCCCGAGTCCGAGGACGTGACCGACGTCGACTGGGCGGGCGACGACGCGGCGGGCATCTACTTCAACTGGACGCGCATCCCCAACGTCAACTACGACTCCCTGGAGGTCCGCCGGTGGATGCTCGACGTCGTCGAGGAGTGGTCGGACGTCGTCGACGGCTACCGCTGTGACGTGGCCTGGGGCGTTCCCCACGGCTTCTGGAAGGAGGTCCGCGAGGACCTGAAGGCAGACGACGAGGCGTTCCTCCTGCTGGACGAGACGGTCCCCCGTGACGCCGCCTTCCGCGAGAACGAGTTCGACGTCCACTACGACACGGACTGCTACGAGACCCTCCGGGAGATCGGCCAGGGCGAGGAACCGGCGACGGCGCTGTTCGACGCGCTCGCGGAGTCGCCCCGCCGGGGGTACCCCGAGCGGGCCGTCCACATGCGCTACGTCGACAACCACGACGAGTCCCGCTACATCGCGGACTGCGGCGAGGACGCGCTGCGGGCGGCCGCCGCCGCGACGTTCACGCTCCCCGGCGCGCCGATGATCTACGCGGGCCAGGAGCGGGGCGTCGAGGAGCAGCGCGGCACGATGCGCTGGCACGACGGCGACGCCGACCTCACCGACTTCCACCGCCGACTCGTCTCGCTCCGGGGCGAGCACTCGGCGCTCCGCGCCCGCGGCGTCGGCCCCCTCGACCCGACCGTCGTCTCGGGCGACGACGACCGCGTCGTCGCGTACACGCGCTCGGACGGCGACGAGACCCTCGCGGTCGTGCTGAACTTCGGGAGCGAGCCCGCGACGGTTGCGCTGGACGCCGCCGTCGACGGCGAGGACCTGCTCTCCGGGGCGGCCGCGGCGGCCGCCGACGGGCTCCGGGTCGCCGACGCCGTCGTGACTCGCGTCGAGTAA
- a CDS encoding extracellular solute-binding protein, translated as MTMDRRNVIKRIGGAGVAATLAGCSVQESGDGGSGDGSSGDGGDGSSGDGSSGTEQEPAGTATAWYSLSESELATRKEIISAFNEESRHTIDGADISDLQQKTSSAIPAGEGPQTFDWAHDWAGNTFEQGFIVDQSDKVSVELSQFTEAAQTAVQYDGNLIGLPYAAETVTPIANMDIVDSAPSSVSEMVSMMEEHHDPDNGQYGLAYPINSYFTSAWLQAFGGYFFELGGDPELGVAQDEFIRGLEFLMENLRPYMPNDPGYSPQAATFQEGNAAFTINGPWSLTAMDDNDINYQVLPFPSMESGQPTPYTGIQTWYFAKPMGTEGPAAKAARSFIEWFVTNDDHLRTLAQEQGSIPVKKSILEEGDLPDVVSAFGASAEQGRPMPAAPRMGDVWGPVDSALVKVFNGDASAEQALTTAAEQIRSNW; from the coding sequence ATGACAATGGATCGCAGAAACGTGATCAAGCGGATCGGTGGCGCGGGTGTCGCGGCGACCCTCGCCGGGTGTAGTGTTCAGGAAAGCGGTGACGGTGGCTCCGGGGACGGCAGCTCCGGCGACGGCGGTGACGGGAGCTCCGGGGACGGCAGCTCCGGAACCGAGCAAGAGCCCGCCGGGACGGCGACCGCGTGGTACTCGCTCTCCGAGAGCGAACTCGCGACGCGCAAGGAGATCATCAGCGCGTTCAACGAGGAGAGCCGCCACACGATCGACGGGGCGGACATCTCGGACCTACAGCAGAAGACGTCGAGCGCCATCCCCGCCGGCGAGGGGCCACAGACGTTCGACTGGGCCCACGACTGGGCCGGCAACACCTTCGAGCAGGGGTTCATCGTCGACCAGAGCGACAAGGTGTCGGTCGAGCTCTCGCAGTTCACCGAGGCCGCACAGACCGCCGTCCAGTACGACGGCAACCTCATCGGCCTGCCCTACGCCGCGGAGACGGTGACGCCGATCGCCAACATGGACATCGTCGACTCCGCGCCGAGCAGCGTCTCGGAGATGGTGAGTATGATGGAGGAGCACCACGACCCGGACAACGGTCAGTACGGGCTCGCGTACCCCATCAACTCCTACTTCACCAGCGCGTGGCTGCAGGCGTTCGGCGGCTACTTCTTCGAGCTCGGCGGCGACCCCGAGCTGGGCGTCGCACAGGACGAGTTCATCCGCGGGCTGGAGTTCCTGATGGAGAACCTCCGTCCGTACATGCCCAACGACCCCGGCTACTCGCCCCAGGCCGCGACGTTCCAGGAGGGGAACGCCGCCTTCACGATCAACGGCCCGTGGTCGCTGACCGCGATGGACGACAACGACATCAACTACCAAGTGCTCCCGTTCCCGTCGATGGAGAGCGGCCAGCCGACCCCGTACACGGGGATCCAGACGTGGTACTTCGCCAAGCCGATGGGCACCGAGGGTCCCGCCGCGAAGGCCGCGCGGAGCTTCATCGAGTGGTTCGTCACCAACGACGACCACCTGCGCACCCTCGCTCAGGAACAGGGGTCCATCCCGGTCAAGAAGAGCATCCTCGAGGAGGGCGACCTGCCGGACGTGGTCAGCGCCTTCGGCGCGTCCGCCGAGCAGGGCCGACCGATGCCCGCCGCACCGCGGATGGGCGACGTCTGGGGGCCGGTCGACAGCGCTCTCGTCAAGGTGTTCAACGGCGACGCGAGCGCGGAGCAGGCACTCACCACCGCCGCCGAGCAGATCCGGAGCAACTGGTAG
- a CDS encoding carbohydrate ABC transporter permease, whose amino-acid sequence MSTATRVANRVENIPFLGREDASLLLVLPGLFLFSAFMLFPVVYLIGISFTNAEPANLFAGEGIISVLTFGDATFVGIRNYVDVLTDPQFWNSFGVTWAFVATSVTLKVILSLSIALVVTSDFVRGKRFMRSFIIFPMGLPPIFTITVWRGIFSSAQFGLMNQFLTNFGFDPVAWLSGRWTAFFAYNITEAWLAYPFMVIITVSALQDVSEELHEAAVVDGAGFFSRFVHITLPSIKRPVLFATILTSAASFQQFLIPFVFNEGGPARANELLIVYGYREALQFQEYGRGAAISIVTLVFIGAFMWLNVKKGRLADGVSD is encoded by the coding sequence ATGAGCACGGCCACACGAGTCGCCAACCGCGTCGAGAACATCCCGTTTCTGGGCCGCGAAGATGCATCGCTGCTGCTCGTGTTGCCGGGACTGTTCCTCTTCTCCGCGTTCATGCTGTTCCCGGTGGTCTACCTCATCGGGATCTCCTTCACGAACGCCGAACCGGCGAACCTCTTCGCCGGGGAGGGGATCATCTCGGTGCTCACCTTCGGCGACGCCACCTTCGTCGGCATCAGAAACTACGTCGACGTCCTGACGGACCCGCAGTTCTGGAACTCGTTCGGCGTCACGTGGGCGTTCGTCGCCACGAGCGTCACGCTGAAGGTGATCCTCAGCCTCTCGATCGCACTGGTGGTGACGAGCGACTTCGTCCGCGGCAAGCGGTTCATGCGTTCGTTCATCATCTTCCCGATGGGGCTGCCGCCGATCTTCACCATCACGGTGTGGCGCGGTATCTTCAGCTCGGCGCAGTTCGGCCTGATGAACCAGTTCCTGACGAACTTCGGGTTCGATCCGGTCGCCTGGCTGTCGGGGCGCTGGACCGCCTTCTTCGCGTACAACATCACGGAGGCGTGGCTGGCGTACCCCTTTATGGTGATCATCACGGTCAGCGCACTCCAGGACGTCTCCGAGGAGCTCCACGAGGCCGCCGTCGTCGACGGGGCCGGCTTCTTCTCCCGGTTCGTCCACATCACGCTGCCGTCGATCAAGCGCCCGGTGCTGTTCGCGACGATCCTGACCTCCGCGGCGTCGTTCCAGCAGTTCCTCATCCCCTTCGTGTTCAACGAGGGCGGTCCCGCACGCGCGAACGAGCTGCTGATCGTCTACGGCTACCGCGAGGCGCTGCAGTTCCAGGAGTACGGTCGCGGTGCCGCCATCAGCATCGTCACGCTGGTGTTCATCGGCGCGTTCATGTGGCTGAACGTCAAGAAGGGACGGCTCGCTGACGGGGTGAGCGACTGA
- a CDS encoding sugar ABC transporter permease: protein MGLIDNVGRKLKEDVENVLLTPVETVQSWRNTVDAVQRGEVPASEVVKVILATLASLAMVLALLFPIYWILTAAIAGSGSSLYTSESIRLFPQNPTLRPFIWVVGDLIVPSYTVSVGVPLTDLAVVTQTPSLTLLDASNYGVESPSAFKQYLWNSITVAIPTVLIAMSLIIPASYALSRKEFIYRRKVLFLYVLLTQVGGGLGVALLIGMYAIYVQFGINNSKLALAVFYAATAVPFNTWLLKTYMDGIPVSYEEAAVVDGAPPWRVVTEVILPMSAAGLATIFIFIFLTGWTEFVVAQTLLGTENYTLPVGLYSLVGEYSIPWARFSAFALTFAFPIMLVYLFAQRYIEGGLSFSGMEG, encoded by the coding sequence ATGGGACTCATCGACAACGTCGGGCGGAAGCTCAAGGAGGACGTCGAGAACGTCCTGCTGACTCCCGTCGAGACGGTTCAGAGCTGGCGAAACACCGTCGACGCCGTCCAGCGGGGCGAGGTGCCCGCGTCGGAGGTCGTCAAGGTGATCCTCGCGACGCTGGCGTCGCTGGCGATGGTGCTCGCCCTGCTCTTCCCGATCTACTGGATCCTGACGGCGGCGATCGCCGGCAGCGGCTCGTCGCTGTACACCTCCGAGAGCATCCGGCTGTTCCCCCAGAACCCGACGCTGAGGCCGTTCATCTGGGTGGTCGGTGACCTCATCGTCCCGAGCTACACCGTCTCCGTTGGCGTCCCGCTGACCGACCTCGCGGTCGTCACGCAGACGCCGTCGCTGACGCTGCTGGACGCCTCGAACTACGGGGTCGAGAGCCCCTCGGCGTTCAAGCAGTACCTCTGGAACAGCATCACCGTCGCCATCCCGACCGTGCTGATCGCGATGTCGCTGATCATCCCGGCCTCCTACGCGCTCTCGCGCAAGGAGTTCATCTACCGCCGGAAGGTCCTGTTCCTCTACGTCCTGCTGACGCAGGTCGGCGGGGGGCTCGGCGTCGCCCTGCTCATCGGGATGTACGCCATCTACGTCCAGTTCGGCATCAACAACAGCAAGCTGGCGCTGGCGGTGTTCTACGCCGCGACGGCCGTGCCGTTCAACACGTGGCTGCTGAAGACCTATATGGACGGCATCCCGGTCTCCTACGAGGAGGCCGCGGTCGTCGACGGCGCGCCGCCGTGGCGGGTCGTCACGGAGGTCATCCTCCCGATGTCCGCCGCCGGCCTCGCGACCATCTTCATCTTCATCTTCCTGACCGGGTGGACCGAGTTCGTCGTCGCCCAGACGCTGCTTGGCACGGAGAACTACACCCTGCCGGTCGGGCTCTACTCGCTGGTCGGCGAGTACTCCATCCCGTGGGCGCGCTTCTCCGCGTTCGCGCTCACCTTCGCCTTCCCGATTATGCTGGTGTACCTGTTCGCACAGCGGTACATCGAGGGCGGGCTGTCGTTCAGCGGGATGGAAGGGTAA